One stretch of Chlamydia abortus DNA includes these proteins:
- the fabD gene encoding ACP S-malonyltransferase, which produces MTKKIGFLFPGQGSQYVGMGKDLVENYPEAEKVFALADETLGFSLSSIMFHGPEEKLLETAYSQLAIYLHSLAVVEILSSRTSITPAAVTGLSLGEYTALVASGRISPVDGFDIISKRAQFMNQACQENPGAMAAVLGLTADVIEQNLESLGEGIWVANYNAPKQLVIAGLREKIEEAVKLFTDLGAKRAILLKVFGAFHTPLMQSAEDKLAPYLYNLHMHSSEIPFVSNVTASFLRNNDEILQCLVKQMTSPTLWYQSCSKIDLEVDEFLELGPGKVLAGLNRSIGLNKPIKSLGTVESINNFLSGL; this is translated from the coding sequence ATGACGAAAAAAATAGGATTTTTATTTCCAGGTCAAGGTAGTCAATACGTTGGTATGGGTAAAGATTTAGTAGAGAACTATCCAGAAGCAGAAAAAGTTTTTGCTTTGGCGGATGAGACTTTAGGGTTTTCTTTATCCTCAATTATGTTTCATGGGCCTGAAGAGAAGTTGCTTGAAACTGCATATAGCCAACTCGCCATATACTTACATAGTTTAGCTGTGGTTGAAATTTTATCTTCCAGAACTTCTATAACCCCTGCAGCGGTTACAGGTTTAAGTCTGGGAGAGTATACTGCTCTCGTGGCTTCTGGACGCATTTCTCCAGTTGATGGCTTTGATATTATTAGTAAACGTGCTCAATTTATGAATCAGGCCTGTCAAGAAAATCCTGGTGCTATGGCAGCAGTTTTGGGATTGACCGCAGACGTTATTGAGCAGAATTTAGAAAGTTTGGGAGAGGGGATTTGGGTTGCCAACTACAATGCTCCTAAACAACTAGTTATTGCTGGTCTAAGAGAAAAAATAGAAGAAGCTGTTAAATTATTTACAGATTTAGGAGCCAAAAGGGCGATACTATTAAAAGTATTTGGAGCTTTTCATACCCCACTGATGCAGTCAGCTGAAGATAAGTTAGCGCCGTACTTATATAATTTGCATATGCATAGTTCTGAAATTCCTTTTGTATCTAATGTTACAGCTAGCTTTCTAAGGAATAACGATGAAATTCTTCAGTGTTTGGTCAAGCAAATGACTTCTCCCACGTTATGGTATCAGAGTTGTTCTAAAATAGATTTGGAAGTTGATGAATTTTTAGAACTTGGTCCGGGTAAAGTTCTTGCTGGATTGAATCGTTCTATAGGATTAAATAAACCCATTAAAAGTTTAGGTACAGTAGAAAGCATCAATAATTTTTTATCAGGGCTATAG
- a CDS encoding membrane protein, with translation MQKALRLLLNLHHGEEKRALLFLALGLIWGMGCYGSLALSEGLFLENVGTEGLPSIYLGSSSILCLLSSLILYNLFKKRVAPKALFLLPITSIVVCNLYLCCYAVTCSQIPSTRLLIYRMLVWSSIILAYTNFWGFVDQFFNIQDAKRHFSIFNAIIFLGDAIGCGIVNRIQYIGIERILILFVVILLSCYPIVHYVSKSLKELSEDHDHFLDTGHPPSASKAFKLCLKDSYTFYLLCFYFLMQLLAIATEFNYLKIFEQHFAEGDTYELTAHITKWSSWISLTNMCFALFAYSRIVKNMGVNNIILFAPLCFTSLFFCWSFKTSLGIATVGMVAREGLTYALDDNNLQLLIYGVPNSIRNQIRIAIECFIEPIGMFVWALLCFAISYQYTVCLVISLVTVVLACLLRSYYAKAILRNLSSQAIHLKKNMFEWIKSMTLKEKRQTELLLLTHLKHQHEKHQIFAFQHLLNLGSRSVLPSLLAHMNKLSLPSKLKTMEMLKNSLWARDFLTLELLKRWSMTTPHPSIAAGIHLYFAEHDLLGISDISEDLYDEPGEKLLAAILTVRRQEICGQYRDIADARLKELLTSADSHIVSIGLSILTLEKNPDNFSTLVEFLDNTDNEIFIQTCKALQASVKTIHKPYCKKLLQVLRHHLHNEEACDYLLKTISVILDASLVKEFLITTSLLKSASRKQAESIIIGLPKETATSFLQILSDNNIHNRCRILAAKALCKIDNKLFKKHAYKIVKSKALKAIFYDYHKNYIQKSYPKYNLSLLVNTLESNYQSEVNFMFEFLGILGSVEHSDILIRALTGKNKKAKAQALESLEKNCDDYLFALLDPFINNPGKRSEKYYLKCGVIPLTLKELLNMMENSPSYLSKLTARQLKEELANCDADFQPVPPYSTLDEEHTNHNKDDSDSLVSFFTI, from the coding sequence ATGCAAAAAGCCCTTCGCTTGCTATTGAATCTGCATCATGGAGAAGAGAAAAGAGCCCTTCTATTTTTAGCTTTAGGGTTAATTTGGGGAATGGGCTGCTATGGCTCCCTAGCCTTAAGTGAAGGGCTTTTTCTCGAAAACGTCGGGACAGAAGGCTTACCCTCCATTTACTTGGGCTCATCATCAATTCTATGTCTTCTCTCTTCACTTATTCTTTACAATTTATTCAAAAAAAGAGTTGCTCCAAAGGCATTATTCTTACTGCCCATAACCAGCATCGTTGTATGCAACCTCTATCTTTGTTGTTACGCAGTAACCTGTAGTCAAATTCCCTCAACACGACTACTGATTTACCGCATGCTCGTATGGAGCTCTATCATATTGGCTTATACAAATTTCTGGGGATTCGTAGACCAATTCTTTAATATTCAAGATGCTAAAAGACATTTCAGTATATTCAATGCCATCATATTTTTAGGGGACGCTATTGGTTGCGGAATTGTGAACAGAATTCAATACATAGGGATTGAAAGAATTCTTATCCTCTTTGTTGTGATCCTGTTAAGTTGCTACCCCATTGTGCACTACGTATCTAAATCTCTAAAGGAGTTATCCGAAGATCACGACCATTTTTTAGACACTGGTCATCCTCCTTCTGCTTCAAAAGCTTTTAAACTCTGCTTAAAAGATAGCTACACCTTCTATTTGCTATGCTTTTATTTCTTAATGCAGCTACTTGCCATCGCAACAGAGTTTAATTACTTAAAAATCTTCGAACAGCATTTCGCTGAAGGAGACACATACGAACTTACAGCACATATCACAAAGTGGTCATCTTGGATTTCTTTAACAAACATGTGCTTCGCTCTATTTGCCTACAGCAGAATTGTAAAGAATATGGGCGTGAACAATATTATCCTTTTTGCCCCTCTATGCTTTACTAGCCTATTTTTCTGTTGGTCATTTAAAACCTCACTTGGAATTGCAACCGTCGGTATGGTAGCTCGTGAAGGATTGACTTATGCTTTAGATGATAACAACCTACAGTTGCTGATTTATGGGGTGCCTAACAGTATTCGAAATCAGATTAGAATTGCCATAGAGTGCTTTATTGAGCCCATAGGCATGTTCGTTTGGGCTCTCTTATGTTTCGCTATTTCCTACCAATATACAGTTTGCCTTGTTATCTCCCTCGTCACAGTCGTCTTGGCCTGTTTATTACGGTCATACTACGCTAAAGCCATTTTGAGAAACTTATCGTCTCAAGCGATTCATCTGAAAAAAAACATGTTCGAATGGATAAAATCTATGACTTTAAAAGAGAAGAGGCAAACAGAACTGTTGCTACTTACTCATCTAAAGCATCAACATGAAAAACATCAAATCTTTGCTTTCCAACATTTGCTAAACCTTGGTAGTCGTAGTGTCCTCCCTAGTTTATTAGCTCATATGAATAAGCTTAGCTTGCCGAGTAAGCTAAAAACTATGGAAATGCTAAAGAATAGTCTCTGGGCAAGAGACTTTCTTACTCTAGAGCTTCTAAAACGATGGTCAATGACTACACCACACCCTTCAATTGCTGCCGGGATACATCTCTATTTTGCAGAACATGACCTATTAGGTATCTCTGACATTTCTGAAGACCTTTATGATGAACCCGGAGAGAAATTGTTGGCCGCAATTCTTACAGTCCGCCGGCAAGAAATCTGTGGACAATATCGTGATATTGCAGATGCACGTCTTAAAGAACTCCTCACCTCTGCAGATTCCCATATAGTATCCATCGGACTTTCTATTTTAACCCTAGAGAAAAATCCTGATAATTTCTCTACTTTGGTCGAATTTTTAGACAACACGGATAACGAGATTTTTATTCAAACATGTAAGGCTTTACAAGCATCGGTGAAAACCATACACAAGCCTTATTGTAAGAAATTACTACAAGTACTAAGACACCATCTGCATAACGAGGAAGCGTGTGACTATCTATTAAAAACAATTAGTGTGATTTTAGACGCTTCATTAGTGAAAGAATTCCTAATCACCACATCATTATTAAAAAGTGCCTCAAGGAAACAAGCTGAGTCGATTATTATAGGATTGCCTAAAGAAACGGCCACCTCCTTCCTTCAGATTCTTTCCGATAATAACATACACAACCGTTGTCGTATTCTTGCTGCCAAAGCACTTTGTAAAATTGATAACAAACTCTTTAAAAAACATGCTTATAAAATCGTAAAATCTAAAGCTTTAAAAGCCATTTTTTATGATTACCATAAAAATTATATTCAAAAATCCTATCCTAAATACAACCTCAGCCTATTAGTTAATACCTTAGAATCAAACTATCAATCTGAAGTGAACTTCATGTTTGAATTCCTAGGTATTTTAGGATCTGTAGAACACTCTGATATACTGATCAGAGCCCTAACAGGAAAAAATAAAAAAGCAAAAGCACAAGCACTAGAATCTCTAGAAAAAAATTGCGATGATTATTTATTTGCTCTACTTGATCCCTTCATTAATAATCCTGGAAAGCGTAGTGAAAAATACTACCTAAAATGTGGAGTTATTCCTTTAACATTAAAAGAGTTATTGAATATGATGGAGAATTCTCCTTCATATTTAAGTAAACTTACAGCCAGACAGTTAAAGGAAGAATTAGCCAATTGTGACGCTGATTTTCAACCGGTACCACCGTATTCGACTTTAGATGAAGAGCATACAAATCACAATAAAGATGACTCTGACAGTCTAGTTTCTTTCTTTACTATTTAG
- a CDS encoding sodium-dependent transporter — protein MSKNSTHFSSRLGFIFSMMGIAVGAGNIWRFPRIAAQNGNGAFILIWLLFLFIWSIPLIIIELSLGKLTKKAPIGTLIKTAGPKYAWLGGFITLVTTCILAYYSNIVGWGLSYFYYSISGKIYAGNDFSQLWETHYQSLSPLFFHFLSLFLAYMIIRKGIVQGIEKCNKILIPSFFVCTLVLLLRAITLPNAMQGIKQLFTLDFTSLSSYKLWLEALTQNAWDTGAGWGLLLVYSGFASKKTGVVSNGALTAISNNLVSLIMGVIVFATCASLDTLGTTQLQQGAGSSSIGIAFIYLPELFTRVPGSAYLPTIFSSIFFLAFAMAALSSMISMLFLFSQTLSEFGVKKHIAELSATIIAFILGVPSSLSLAVFANQDTVWGIGLILNGLIFIYAAIHYGLPHLKKKIINAVPGDIHLNTSFDYIIKYLLPIEGTALLCWYFYEGLFPEDGDWWNPISVYSLSSLVLQWSIGLVILWSLNKKLSKCFSLYNLDN, from the coding sequence ATGAGCAAAAATTCTACCCATTTTTCTTCTAGACTAGGCTTTATTTTCTCCATGATGGGCATAGCCGTTGGTGCTGGCAATATCTGGCGTTTTCCTAGAATTGCAGCACAAAATGGCAATGGAGCCTTTATTTTAATTTGGCTTCTTTTTTTATTTATCTGGTCTATTCCTCTCATTATCATAGAGCTTTCTCTAGGAAAATTAACAAAGAAAGCTCCTATAGGCACCCTAATTAAAACAGCAGGTCCAAAATATGCCTGGTTAGGAGGCTTTATTACGTTAGTAACAACGTGTATTCTTGCTTATTACTCGAATATTGTTGGGTGGGGTCTAAGCTATTTCTACTACTCTATTTCTGGAAAAATTTATGCTGGGAATGACTTTTCTCAATTGTGGGAAACACACTATCAAAGCCTTTCCCCTCTATTCTTTCATTTCCTATCTCTGTTTTTAGCTTATATGATCATTCGTAAGGGCATTGTACAAGGCATTGAGAAATGCAATAAAATTCTTATCCCCTCGTTCTTTGTCTGTACTCTCGTCTTACTCCTACGAGCTATTACGCTTCCTAACGCCATGCAAGGAATCAAGCAGCTCTTTACCCTAGATTTTACCTCATTATCAAGCTACAAATTGTGGTTAGAAGCTCTAACCCAAAATGCCTGGGATACAGGAGCTGGTTGGGGATTACTCCTAGTATATTCAGGATTTGCCTCAAAAAAAACGGGTGTAGTCAGCAACGGAGCTCTTACAGCAATATCTAATAACCTCGTTTCCTTAATTATGGGAGTCATTGTATTTGCTACGTGCGCTTCATTGGATACTTTGGGCACAACACAATTACAACAAGGTGCAGGCTCATCCAGTATAGGCATCGCTTTTATCTATCTTCCAGAATTATTCACCCGAGTTCCAGGTTCTGCCTATCTACCTACTATTTTCAGCTCTATATTCTTCCTAGCTTTTGCTATGGCGGCTCTTTCATCCATGATTTCTATGTTATTTTTGTTCTCGCAAACGCTCTCAGAGTTCGGCGTCAAAAAACACATAGCCGAGTTATCCGCCACAATTATCGCCTTTATTCTTGGCGTGCCATCTTCTTTAAGTCTGGCAGTATTTGCGAACCAAGACACTGTCTGGGGGATAGGGTTAATTCTCAACGGCCTTATTTTTATCTATGCAGCCATACATTACGGGTTACCACATTTAAAAAAGAAAATTATTAACGCTGTACCCGGAGATATACACCTCAACACATCCTTCGATTATATAATAAAATATTTACTTCCTATTGAAGGAACTGCTTTACTATGTTGGTATTTTTACGAAGGGCTTTTCCCTGAAGACGGCGATTGGTGGAATCCTATATCTGTTTACAGTCTTTCTAGTTTGGTTTTACAATGGTCTATAGGGTTAGTTATTTTATGGTCCTTAAATAAAAAACTTTCTAAGTGTTTTTCTTTATACAACTTAGATAATTAA
- the incB gene encoding inclusion membrane protein IncB produces MSTTTPLSSSNQPHDQEGLNRVLLRFNERINIVDNRVRQIEERINLLDRSAFQAVAIGNHAANNIALLKEEVDNLKRCLSTVTELLFESRGNPKTESPHSENDVTYTMDSTPTSTCSKLVAVALTLLALIAIAMLVICIVSVCGGFPLFISLLNMYTVGACISLPIISCASVSIMILCTVSITSLLRSRPAIYVVNNSQIEA; encoded by the coding sequence ATGTCAACAACCACGCCATTGTCGTCATCCAATCAACCCCACGACCAAGAAGGTTTAAATAGAGTCTTACTACGCTTCAACGAAAGAATAAACATAGTAGATAATCGCGTGAGGCAAATCGAAGAGAGAATTAACTTATTAGATAGATCTGCTTTTCAAGCAGTTGCCATAGGAAATCATGCAGCTAATAATATCGCTCTTTTAAAAGAGGAAGTAGACAATCTAAAAAGGTGTTTAAGTACAGTCACAGAGCTATTGTTCGAATCGCGCGGAAATCCCAAGACGGAATCCCCTCATTCTGAAAATGACGTCACTTACACGATGGATTCCACGCCTACCTCCACTTGCTCTAAACTTGTGGCAGTGGCATTAACACTTTTAGCTCTCATTGCTATCGCCATGCTTGTTATTTGTATCGTTTCTGTTTGCGGAGGCTTCCCTCTATTTATTTCTCTACTGAATATGTACACAGTCGGTGCCTGTATCTCTCTACCTATTATCTCATGTGCATCAGTTTCCATCATGATTCTCTGCACAGTATCTATTACTTCTTTACTAAGAAGCAGACCGGCTATCTACGTGGTAAACAATTCTCAAATAGAAGCTTGA
- the acpP gene encoding acyl carrier protein, which translates to MSLEDDVKSIIVEQLGVDPSEVTENSSFIEDLNADSLDLTELIMTLEEKFNFEISEQDAEKLRTVGDVLAYIKTRQGQ; encoded by the coding sequence ATGAGTTTAGAAGATGATGTAAAATCGATTATTGTTGAGCAACTTGGGGTAGATCCGAGTGAAGTAACTGAGAATTCTTCATTTATCGAAGATCTTAATGCTGATAGTTTAGACTTAACAGAGTTAATTATGACTTTAGAGGAAAAGTTTAACTTTGAAATTTCAGAACAAGATGCAGAAAAATTACGTACTGTGGGTGACGTTCTCGCATATATTAAAACACGTCAGGGTCAGTAG
- the fabG gene encoding 3-oxoacyl-ACP reductase FabG, with protein MNGILSGKKAIVTGGSRGIGFAISKLFVEQGADVEIWGINDEGGKQAAQELSKIGRPATFAKVDVSKSQSVKDAVQNFITAHGNIDILVNNAGITRDNLLMRMSEEEWSAVINTNLNSLYYVCSSVIRPMIKARSGSIINISSVVGLMGSPGQTNYAAAKAGIIGFSRALAKEVAARNIRVNCIAPGCIDTDMTRVLNDNLKTEWLKNVPMGRMGFPEEIANAALFLASPLSSYITSQVLSVDGGMTY; from the coding sequence ATGAATGGTATATTGTCGGGAAAGAAAGCGATCGTTACAGGGGGATCTAGAGGTATAGGATTTGCCATTAGTAAGCTTTTTGTAGAGCAAGGTGCGGACGTTGAGATTTGGGGAATAAATGACGAGGGTGGTAAGCAGGCTGCTCAAGAGTTATCGAAAATAGGAAGACCCGCGACTTTTGCTAAAGTTGATGTGAGTAAGAGTCAATCTGTAAAAGATGCTGTTCAGAATTTTATTACAGCACATGGTAATATTGATATTTTAGTAAATAATGCGGGGATTACTCGAGATAATCTTTTAATGCGTATGTCTGAAGAAGAGTGGTCCGCTGTTATTAACACTAATTTAAATTCCCTATACTATGTATGTTCTAGTGTGATTCGTCCCATGATTAAAGCTCGTTCTGGGTCGATCATTAACATTAGTTCAGTTGTTGGTTTAATGGGGAGTCCAGGGCAGACCAATTATGCAGCTGCGAAGGCTGGTATTATAGGGTTTAGTAGAGCTTTAGCTAAAGAAGTTGCTGCAAGAAACATTAGAGTGAACTGCATAGCTCCGGGGTGTATTGATACTGATATGACCAGGGTATTAAATGATAATTTAAAAACTGAATGGTTAAAAAATGTTCCTATGGGGAGAATGGGTTTTCCTGAAGAAATTGCTAACGCAGCGTTATTTCTTGCTTCACCCTTATCTTCTTATATAACTTCTCAGGTATTGAGTGTTGATGGAGGTATGACATACTAA
- a CDS encoding ketoacyl-ACP synthase III, which produces MKKTRKASIWATGSYLPEKILSNSDLEQMVDTSDEWILTRTGIKERRIAAANEYTSIMGAKAAERAIQKAGLTKDQIECIIFSTSAPDYIFPSSAALAQAYLGIKDIPAFDCMAACTGYLYGLSVAKAYVESGMYNNVLLIAADKLSSFVNYKDRNTCVLFGDGGAACIIGESRPGALEITNVNLGADGSVADLLSLPAGGSRVPASQETLEAGKHYIFMEGKEVFKHAVRRMESAAKTCIAGAGIEESDIDWLVPHQANERIIDAIAKRFEIDEGKVFKTLCKYGNTAASSVCIALDELLQSHIIHAGEYLLLVAFGGGLSWGAVVLQQVES; this is translated from the coding sequence GTGAAAAAAACAAGAAAGGCATCTATATGGGCTACAGGTTCTTATTTGCCCGAAAAAATCCTATCTAATTCTGATCTTGAACAGATGGTTGATACTTCGGATGAATGGATATTAACAAGAACCGGAATCAAAGAAAGGCGTATTGCAGCAGCGAATGAATATACTTCCATCATGGGAGCTAAAGCTGCTGAAAGAGCAATACAGAAAGCAGGTCTAACTAAAGACCAAATAGAATGTATTATTTTTTCTACATCGGCCCCCGATTATATTTTCCCTTCAAGCGCGGCCTTAGCTCAAGCTTATTTGGGAATAAAAGACATTCCAGCATTTGATTGTATGGCTGCGTGTACTGGTTACTTATATGGCTTATCAGTGGCTAAAGCCTATGTTGAATCAGGGATGTATAATAATGTCTTGCTGATTGCAGCAGATAAACTCTCTTCTTTTGTAAATTATAAGGATAGAAACACCTGTGTTCTTTTTGGGGATGGAGGTGCTGCCTGCATTATTGGAGAGAGTCGTCCTGGAGCTTTAGAAATCACTAATGTGAATTTAGGAGCAGACGGAAGCGTAGCCGATCTATTGAGTCTTCCTGCTGGGGGGAGTCGTGTTCCTGCTTCCCAAGAGACTTTAGAAGCGGGTAAGCACTACATTTTTATGGAAGGTAAAGAAGTGTTTAAACATGCGGTAAGACGCATGGAGTCCGCGGCTAAAACTTGTATTGCTGGCGCTGGAATTGAAGAAAGTGACATAGACTGGTTGGTTCCTCACCAAGCAAATGAAAGAATTATTGACGCTATAGCTAAACGTTTTGAAATCGACGAAGGTAAAGTATTTAAGACGTTGTGTAAGTATGGAAACACAGCTGCTTCTTCTGTATGCATAGCTCTTGATGAGTTATTGCAATCGCATATAATTCATGCTGGGGAATACCTGCTTCTAGTTGCTTTTGGAGGAGGGTTATCCTGGGGAGCAGTTGTTTTACAACAGGTAGAAAGTTAA
- a CDS encoding cyclic nucleotide-binding domain-containing protein, with product MNLIDRAFLLKKNPIFNSLDMDILLAISDKTEIMIFKPGVKIFSTEEPSFSLYIIVEGYVKITDNNSSLSVTISSQECFGEESLFSNKPREYNAEAITQVRALTLSKGQFLSIVEECPSVALSLLELYAKQITFRHPIS from the coding sequence ATGAATTTAATTGACCGCGCCTTCCTTCTAAAGAAAAATCCTATATTTAATTCTTTAGATATGGATATTCTCCTTGCGATTTCAGATAAAACTGAAATCATGATCTTTAAACCCGGAGTAAAAATATTCTCTACAGAAGAACCGAGTTTCAGCTTATACATTATAGTAGAAGGTTACGTCAAAATTACCGATAACAACTCCTCCTTATCTGTGACAATTTCATCGCAAGAGTGCTTTGGAGAAGAAAGTTTATTCAGCAATAAACCCAGAGAATATAATGCGGAAGCAATAACTCAAGTGCGTGCCCTCACTTTAAGTAAGGGACAATTTCTGAGTATTGTTGAGGAATGCCCCTCGGTAGCTCTATCGCTTCTAGAGCTGTACGCTAAGCAAATTACTTTTAGACATCCCATCTCATAA
- a CDS encoding dicarboxylate/amino acid:cation symporter: protein MRKKIAKSNYNLLLLGSMLVGLVLASLNIPLIFQSAEIVSGIFLKLLKFLSLPLVFFAIGSTITSIKNFQIMLSLGSKVLYYTLLTTIIAATIGLGLFLVIYPVMPLEEAAGSASAVCSTGYLKVLANTIPGNILEPFLDNNVISATFLAALLGISSLFLAEKEKHFTQTLFSTFFSILLNVAKGVLKLLIPATMAFSILFYREVTHSQGNLVIFSKYLLCVVGANFIQGCIVLPWLLKANKLSPIQIAKSMSPALITAFFSKSSASTLPLTMELAEEELKIKPSLSRLAFPLCSVINMNGCAAFILITVLFVAISHGMSFSIFSMIGWIFIATLCAIGNAGVPMGCFFLASSLITSMHIPLHLLGLILPFYTVLDMIETSLNVWSDCCVVSMTNKHFSDKLIELE from the coding sequence ATGAGAAAGAAAATCGCGAAATCGAATTACAATCTCTTATTATTAGGGAGTATGTTAGTAGGATTGGTTCTCGCTTCTCTTAATATCCCCTTGATATTTCAAAGCGCAGAGATTGTATCAGGAATTTTTTTAAAGTTGTTAAAATTTTTAAGTCTTCCTTTAGTGTTTTTTGCTATTGGCTCTACGATCACATCAATTAAAAATTTTCAAATAATGTTGTCCTTAGGCAGCAAAGTACTCTATTACACGCTTCTTACGACTATCATAGCTGCGACGATTGGTTTAGGACTATTCCTTGTCATCTACCCTGTTATGCCGTTAGAAGAAGCAGCAGGGTCTGCTTCAGCCGTTTGCTCAACGGGATACCTTAAGGTCTTGGCCAATACAATTCCTGGAAACATTCTTGAACCATTTTTGGACAATAATGTTATCTCAGCGACATTTCTAGCTGCTTTATTAGGAATTTCCTCTCTCTTCCTCGCTGAAAAAGAAAAACACTTCACTCAAACACTATTCTCAACGTTTTTTTCTATTCTTCTCAATGTGGCTAAGGGGGTACTGAAATTACTGATCCCAGCCACCATGGCTTTTTCTATTCTCTTCTATAGAGAAGTCACGCACAGCCAAGGGAACTTAGTGATTTTTAGTAAGTATCTCCTTTGTGTCGTAGGAGCGAACTTCATTCAGGGATGTATTGTCCTTCCATGGCTTTTGAAAGCCAATAAGCTTTCCCCTATCCAAATAGCTAAAAGCATGTCTCCCGCATTAATTACAGCTTTCTTTTCAAAGTCTTCTGCGTCTACATTACCTTTAACAATGGAATTAGCTGAGGAAGAACTCAAAATCAAACCATCATTATCAAGACTCGCTTTTCCTCTATGTTCTGTAATTAACATGAATGGTTGTGCAGCCTTTATCTTAATTACCGTGCTCTTTGTTGCCATATCACACGGTATGAGTTTCTCTATTTTCTCAATGATCGGTTGGATCTTTATTGCGACGCTATGTGCTATCGGAAATGCAGGGGTACCCATGGGATGCTTTTTCCTAGCTTCCTCTCTGATTACTTCCATGCACATTCCCCTACATTTATTAGGATTAATTCTTCCTTTCTATACCGTTTTGGACATGATCGAAACATCTCTAAATGTCTGGTCTGATTGTTGTGTTGTAAGTATGACAAACAAACACTTTTCAGATAAGTTGATTGAATTAGAGTAA